TCAGATAACCGCTGACATCGAGCACTGTTTGCCTCATAGCCATATCCTGGTCCATATCGAGCCCTGTCCCGGCGGTTGTGAGTCCTGTGCCGTCGAATGCCCGAAAATTTTCGTAAGTAGTTCAACTGGTTCTTGACAGCAATAGGTGTATATTACATTCTGTTGAATACCTGTCTCCAGAAAGAAGAGTTCCATGAGGCGAACGCCAACAATCCTGCTCTGTTTCCTAGCATTTCTTTGCTGTACCGCCTGCAGTGCCAAAAAAGAGAAGCCCAAGGCAAAACCGGCTGTACCGGTCAAGGTGGCGCAGGCGGTACAGAAAAATGTGCCGGTCCAGGTCAAGGCCATCGGCAACATCGAGGCGTACACCACTGTTGCCATCAAGTCGCAGGTGAGCGGCCAGATAGCACGGGTCCATTTCACGGAAGGAAGCGACGTCGACAAGGGAGCCTTGCTGGTCAGTATCGATCCGGAACCGTTCCAGGCGGCGCTGAACCAATGCGAGGCAACCCTGGCCAAGGACCAGGCCCAGGCGCGATTCGCGGCAGACCAGGCAAAGCGCTACGAAGGGCTGCTCAAGGACGGCATCGTCACCCATGACCAGTATGACCAGTTGCGGGCCAACGCCGAGTCAATGGCAGCCACCGTGGTTGCCGATCGCGCCGCCGTCAGGAACGCCAAGATCCAGCTCGGCTACTGTTCCATCCGCTCACCCATCGCCGGCCGCACCGGCACCGTGACCCTGCAACCGGGCAACCTGGTGAAGGCCAACGACCTGGCGATTGTAACAGTCAACCAACTGACACCGATCTATGTCACCTTCTCCCTCCCGGAAAAGCGGCTTGCGGAAATCAAGCGTGCCATGGCTGCCGGTCAGTTGAAGGTCGAGGCCGTTATCCCCAATGAACCTGGGAGCACCGAAGCCGGCACCATCAGTTTCCTGGACAACGCCGTAAATCCGGCCACCGGCACCATCAAGCTCAAGGGTGTTTTTGCCAACAAATCGCGCAAGCTCTGGCCCGGCCAGTTCACCGACGTGATGATAACGCTCGGCACCCGTCAGAATGCCGTGGTTGTCCCGACCCAGGCCATCCAGACCAGCCAGCAGGGCGAGTTTATCTATGTGGTCAAACAGGACAACAAGGTGGAGATGCGCCAGGTGACATCGACACTGGCATTGGGAGCTGAAACGGTTGTCGAAAAAGGGGTGGCACCGGGTGAAACCATAGTGATCGACGGCCAGCTCCGCCTGACCCCAGGCGCCACAGTGGAATCGAAAGAGAAGGCAGCGGCTAAAGGGAAGAAAGAGTGAACATAGCGGACCTCTTCATCCGCCGACCGATCATGACCTCGCTGATCATGATCGCCATCTTCATCTTCGGGGTGGTTTCCTATCGCCTGCTGCCGGTGAACGATCTCCCCAATGTCGATTTCCCGACCATCCAGGTCAACGCCAACCTCCCCGGCGCCAACCCCGACACCATGGCCGCGGCGGTTGCCACCCCGCTGGAGAATCAGCTCTCCACCATTGCCGGGGTCGATTCCATGACCTCTACCAACGGCGTCGGCACCACCAGAATTACCCTGCAATTCAACCTGGACCGGGATATCGATGCGGCAGCCCAGGATGTCCAGGCAGCCATCTCCCTGGCGGTCCGCAGCCTGCCGAAAGACATGCCGGCCCCGCCGTCGTTCCGCAAGGTCAACCCGGCAGACCAGCCGGTGCTCTATCTGGCGCTCAGCTCTCCATCCCTGCCGCTCTCCTCTGTTGACGAATATGCCCAGACTCTGATCGCCCGCCGCATCTCCACCATCAGCGGCGTAGCCCAGGTCAATGTGTTCGGTTCGCAGAAATATGCCGTGCGGGCCCAACTCGACCCGAAGGCGCTGGCCTCCAGGCAGATCGGCATCGATGAGGTGGCGACCGCCATTGACGCGGCCAATGCCAACCTGCCAACCGGCACCCTGGACGGGACCAAACAGTCCTATACCATTGAAGCCAGCGGCCAGTTGTTCAAGGCTGCTGATTACCGGAAGACGGTTGTGGCTTACCGGGACGGCTCCCCGGTACGATTGGAAGAGCTGGGACGTGTTCTCGACACTGTCGAGAACACCAAGGTCGCCAGTTGGTACAACGGCACCCGCGCTATTGTTCTGGCTGTTTACCGCCAGCCTGGCACCAACACCATCGAGGTCGTGGATAACGTCAAAAAGCTGTTGCCCAGTTTCCGCAGCCAGATACCTGCTTCGGTTGGGCTGAACGTGCTTTATGACCGGTCCCTCCTGATCCGCGAATCCATGCATGACGTCAAGTTCACCCTGATTCTGACCATCGGTCTGGTCATCATGGTGATCTTCCTCTTCCTGCGCAACCTCTCCGCCACAGTGATCCCGTCACTGGCCCTGCCGATGTCCATTGTGGGCACCTTTACGGTTATGCACCTCCTCGGGTTCTCCCTCAATAACATCTCCATGATGGCCCTGACCCTGGCGGTAGGTTATGTGGTAGACGATGCCATTGTCATGCTGGAGAACATCGTCAGGCACATGGAACAGGGAGAAAGCGCCATGGAGGCCGCCTTCAAGGGGTCCAAGGAGATCGGCTTCACCATCGTTTCCATGACCATCTCGCTGGTAGCGGTCTTTATTCCGGTTCTGTTCATGGGAGGAATCCTCGGCCGCCTGCTCCACGAATTCGCCATCACCATCAGCGCGGCGATTCTGGTCTCCTGTTTAGTTTCCTTGACCCTGACCCCGATGCTCTGCAGCCGCTTTCTGAAGCCGCATGGAGCAGAGCGGCATGGCCGTCTGTTCATGATGATGGAACGGTTCTTCGACGGTATGCTGCATATGTACGACAGCTCACTCAAGCAGGTACTTCAGTATCGCCGGGCGACCATGGTTGTGACACTGCTGATCACCCTGATGACCGTCTGGCTCTTCATGACGGTTCCCATGGGCTTCCTGCCGACCGAGGACACCGGCCGGCTCAACGCCGACACCGAGACGGCTCAGGGGACCTCTTTCGCCGACATGAAACTTCATCAGGAGGCAGTGGCAGCCATCATCGCCAAGGACCCTAATGTCGACGGGTTCATGTCGACCATCGGCGGCGGAAACCGTGGCAGCAATGCCGGAAGCCTGTTCATCCGGCTCAAACCGCGCGATCAACGCACGCTCTCCGCCGAAGAGGTTATTCAGGAGCTCCGCCCGAAACTGGCCAAGGTTCCAGGGATTCGCACATTCCTGAAAAACATTCCCTCGATCCAGATCGGCGGCACCAGTTCCAAGAGCCAGTACCAGTTCACCCTGCAAGGCCAGGATACCGAGGAGCTGTACCGCTCCGCCACTGAGTTGGAAACCAAACTGCGGGAGATCCCGGAACTGCTCGATGTGACCAGCGATCTGCAGATCAGCAATCCGCAAGTGCACGTCGAGATCAACCGGGACAAAGTGGCGGCCCTGGGGCTCTCCGTGATGCAGGTCGAGGATGCCCTGGCCTATGCCTACGGATCGCGCCAGGTCTCCTCGATCTTTGCCCCGACCAACCAGTATCAGGTGATCCTGGAGCTGGACCCGCTCTACCAGGGTGATCCGGCAGCACTCGGGATGCTTTACATCCATGCCAAAACCGGCCAGCTGGTGCCGCTGGAAACCATTGCCACCATTACCAAGACCATCGGTCCACTGGCGGTCAACCATCTGGGGCAGTTGCCGGCAGTGACGATCTCGTTCAACCTCCGCCCCGGCGTCGCCTTGGGAGATGCCATGAAGCTGGTGGACAAGCTGGCCGACGCCACCCTGCCCCAGACAATCAGCACCAGTTTCCAGGGGACGGCCCAGGCCTTCAAATCCTCGTTCAGCGGGCTCTGGATGCTGCTGGCCATGGCGATCTTCGTCATCTACGTGGTGCTAGGCGTGCTTTACGAGAGCTATATCCACCCGATCACCATCCTCTCCGGCCTGCCGGCCGCCGGTTTCGGGGCGTTGATCACCCTGATGCTGTTCAAGTGCGATCTGAATATCTATGGTTTTGTCGGGATCATCATGCTGATCGGCATCGTCAAAAAGAACGCCATCATGATGATCGACTTTGCCCTGGAGGCGGAGCGGGAGAGCGGCAAGCAACCGCTTGA
This window of the Geoanaerobacter pelophilus genome carries:
- a CDS encoding efflux RND transporter periplasmic adaptor subunit, which gives rise to MRRTPTILLCFLAFLCCTACSAKKEKPKAKPAVPVKVAQAVQKNVPVQVKAIGNIEAYTTVAIKSQVSGQIARVHFTEGSDVDKGALLVSIDPEPFQAALNQCEATLAKDQAQARFAADQAKRYEGLLKDGIVTHDQYDQLRANAESMAATVVADRAAVRNAKIQLGYCSIRSPIAGRTGTVTLQPGNLVKANDLAIVTVNQLTPIYVTFSLPEKRLAEIKRAMAAGQLKVEAVIPNEPGSTEAGTISFLDNAVNPATGTIKLKGVFANKSRKLWPGQFTDVMITLGTRQNAVVVPTQAIQTSQQGEFIYVVKQDNKVEMRQVTSTLALGAETVVEKGVAPGETIVIDGQLRLTPGATVESKEKAAAKGKKE
- a CDS encoding efflux RND transporter permease subunit; this translates as MNIADLFIRRPIMTSLIMIAIFIFGVVSYRLLPVNDLPNVDFPTIQVNANLPGANPDTMAAAVATPLENQLSTIAGVDSMTSTNGVGTTRITLQFNLDRDIDAAAQDVQAAISLAVRSLPKDMPAPPSFRKVNPADQPVLYLALSSPSLPLSSVDEYAQTLIARRISTISGVAQVNVFGSQKYAVRAQLDPKALASRQIGIDEVATAIDAANANLPTGTLDGTKQSYTIEASGQLFKAADYRKTVVAYRDGSPVRLEELGRVLDTVENTKVASWYNGTRAIVLAVYRQPGTNTIEVVDNVKKLLPSFRSQIPASVGLNVLYDRSLLIRESMHDVKFTLILTIGLVIMVIFLFLRNLSATVIPSLALPMSIVGTFTVMHLLGFSLNNISMMALTLAVGYVVDDAIVMLENIVRHMEQGESAMEAAFKGSKEIGFTIVSMTISLVAVFIPVLFMGGILGRLLHEFAITISAAILVSCLVSLTLTPMLCSRFLKPHGAERHGRLFMMMERFFDGMLHMYDSSLKQVLQYRRATMVVTLLITLMTVWLFMTVPMGFLPTEDTGRLNADTETAQGTSFADMKLHQEAVAAIIAKDPNVDGFMSTIGGGNRGSNAGSLFIRLKPRDQRTLSAEEVIQELRPKLAKVPGIRTFLKNIPSIQIGGTSSKSQYQFTLQGQDTEELYRSATELETKLREIPELLDVTSDLQISNPQVHVEINRDKVAALGLSVMQVEDALAYAYGSRQVSSIFAPTNQYQVILELDPLYQGDPAALGMLYIHAKTGQLVPLETIATITKTIGPLAVNHLGQLPAVTISFNLRPGVALGDAMKLVDKLADATLPQTISTSFQGTAQAFKSSFSGLWMLLAMAIFVIYVVLGVLYESYIHPITILSGLPAAGFGALITLMLFKCDLNIYGFVGIIMLIGIVKKNAIMMIDFALEAERESGKQPLDAIYEGAIVRFRPIMMTTMAALMGTLPIAIGYGAGGESRQPLGLAVVGGLITSQLLTLYITPVVYYYMDRLLHKVRPRKVVVTD